The following proteins are encoded in a genomic region of Phragmites australis chromosome 9, lpPhrAust1.1, whole genome shotgun sequence:
- the LOC133928612 gene encoding gibberellin 2-beta-dioxygenase 3-like, with translation MVVLAKGELEQIAHPAVQRAAPPLAAVPEVDLAEAAARAAVARAVAAACEEHGFFKVTGHGVPAALLARVEAAAAAFFALPQREKDAAKVAPGGSPFGYASKRIGGNGDIGWVEYLLLGVTAAGAAATVALPGAPLSASAEESLASPCCFRDLLNEYIAAVRRMTCEVLELMAEGLNLDEKDVFTRLVLDKDSDSMLRVNHYPPRPELKQLGHDRLTGFGEHTDPQIISVLRSNDTSGLEISLRDGSWVSVPSDKDSFFINVGDALQVLTNGRFRSVRHRVMVNSARPRVSVIFFGGPPPREMLAPLPGLVGEGASRRYREFTWTEYKTSAYRTKLAENRLCYFETAATS, from the exons ATGGTGGTTCTTGCCAAGGGCGAGCTGGAGCAGATCGCGCACCCGGCTGTGCAGCGTGCCGCACCGCCACTGGCCGCCGTACCGGAGGTCGACCTGGCCGAGGCCGCCGCCCGGGCGGCGGTCGCTCGTGCAGTAGCGGCGGCGTGCGAGGAGCACGGGTTCTTCAAGGTGACGGGCCACGGCGTGCCGGCCGCGCTCCTGGCGCGCGtggaggccgcggcggccgcgttcTTCGCGCTCCCGCAGCGGGAGAAGGATGCCGCGAAGGTGGCGCCCGGCGGCAGCCCGTTCGGGTACGCCAGCAAGCGGATAGGCGGCAACGGCGACATCGGGTGGGTGGAGTACCTCCTGCTCGGCGtcaccgccgccggcgccgccgcgacTGTGGCGTTGCCCGGCGCGCCATTGTCTGCGTCCGCGGAGGAGTCACTGGCGTCACCCTGCTGTTTCCG TGATCTTTTGAACGAGTATATTGCAGCTGTGAGAAGGATGACTTGCGAGGTGCTGGAGCTGATGGCAGAGGGACTGAATCTCGACGAGAAAGATGTGTTCACTAGGTTAGTGTTGGACAAGGACAGTGACTCGATGCTGAGAGTGAACCACTACCCACCGCGGCCTGAGCTGAAGCAGTTGGGGCATGATAGGTTGACCGGTTTCGGCGAGCACACCGACCCTCAGATCATCTCAGTCCTCCGATCCAATGACACGTCTGGGCTAGAGATCTCGCTGCGCGATGGCAGCTGGGTGTCAGTGCCGTCGGACAAGGACTCATTCTTCATCAATGTTGGAGACGCCTTGCAG GTTCTGACGAACGGGAGGTTCCGGAGCGTGCGGCACCGAGTGATGGTGAATAGCGCACGGCCGCGGGTATCGGTGATCTTCTTTGGGGGGCCGCCCCCGCGGGAGATGCTGGCGCCGCTGCCGGGGCTGGTTGGCGAAGGCGCGAGCCGCCGGTACAGGGAATTCACGTGGACGGAGTACAAGACCTCCGCGTACAGGACCAAACTCGCCGAGAACCGGCTCTGCTACTTCGAGACCGCCGCGACGAGCTAG